In Myxococcus guangdongensis, a single window of DNA contains:
- a CDS encoding chemotaxis protein CheB, whose translation MAFRVLMVGKGLRALAARGLFDGESLVPVGPAEVDFPGALVAVQRHFPDVALVDLTGLDALEAIEQVMAGRPVPVLALHPGALTGQEAFQAMALGALDVMERPANPGPEFWAHVSRKLVMLAQVKAVRQTQTRPSAKLPKEELPAPPYPLVAIAASLGGPKAVAQVLRKIPRDFPAPIAYCQHISEGFTEGLAHWLTMETALGVTEAEHGMVMVPGTVYIAPSGSHLLVRPEGRLELDSGPALRGFRPSCDMLLTSAGESFGSRCVGVILTGMGRDGARGMKEIRDRGGRTIAQDEGTSTVWGMPREAVLLGAAQEVLPLERIGPTLVQWVEAC comes from the coding sequence ATGGCGTTCAGGGTGCTCATGGTGGGCAAGGGGCTGCGCGCGCTCGCGGCCCGGGGCCTGTTCGACGGCGAGTCGCTCGTGCCGGTGGGGCCCGCCGAGGTCGACTTCCCCGGCGCGCTCGTCGCCGTGCAGCGCCACTTCCCGGATGTGGCGCTGGTGGACCTCACCGGCCTGGATGCGCTGGAGGCCATCGAGCAGGTGATGGCGGGGCGGCCCGTGCCCGTGCTGGCGCTCCACCCCGGGGCCCTCACCGGACAAGAGGCCTTCCAGGCCATGGCCCTGGGCGCGCTGGACGTCATGGAGCGCCCGGCGAATCCCGGCCCGGAGTTCTGGGCCCACGTGTCGCGCAAGCTGGTGATGCTGGCCCAGGTGAAGGCCGTCCGGCAGACCCAGACGCGCCCCTCGGCGAAGCTGCCCAAGGAGGAACTGCCCGCGCCGCCCTATCCCCTGGTGGCGATTGCGGCCTCCCTGGGGGGGCCCAAGGCGGTCGCACAGGTACTGCGGAAGATTCCACGAGACTTTCCCGCGCCCATCGCCTACTGCCAGCACATCAGCGAGGGCTTCACGGAGGGCCTCGCGCATTGGCTGACGATGGAGACGGCGCTGGGTGTGACGGAGGCGGAGCACGGCATGGTGATGGTGCCCGGGACGGTGTACATCGCCCCGTCGGGCAGTCACCTGTTGGTGCGACCGGAGGGCAGGTTGGAGTTGGACTCGGGGCCCGCGCTCCGCGGATTCCGGCCCTCGTGTGACATGTTGCTCACTTCGGCCGGGGAGTCCTTCGGCTCGCGCTGCGTCGGAGTCATCCTGACGGGAATGGGGCGGGACGGGGCTCGGGGGATGAAGGAGATCAGGGACAGGGGAGGGCGGACCATCGCCCAGGACGAGGGCACGTCCACGGTGTGGGGCATGCCTCGCGAGGCGGTGTTGCTCGGGGCGGCGCAGGAAGTGCTGCCGCTGGAGCGCATCGGCCCCACGTTGGTGCAGTGGGTGGAAGCGTGCTGA